The Siniperca chuatsi isolate FFG_IHB_CAS linkage group LG2, ASM2008510v1, whole genome shotgun sequence genome window below encodes:
- the hrh1 gene encoding histamine H1 receptor: protein MMESGLSPSTDPLHHNTNSYVNNSNNSWRGQLEGDSLRSNHILTLHDRFHNAMLGVFLGLLSLLTVIMNLLVLYAVKKEKSLHTVGNLYIVSLSVADLIVGTTVMPLNLVYLLEDEWKLGRAVCQFWLIMDYVASTASIFSLFILCLDRYRSVRQPLKYLKYRTRGKASMMICGAWLLSMMWIIPILGWRSFTHVDLKPEEENKCDTDFRFVTWFKIITAVFNFYVPSILMLWFYTHIYMAVRQHLRDRERIIHPTDSFGENENGQNAQTPVKSDSKSPKRECVVEMKLSKKQRLLDQNTLDQTYSLEDADKTKSASSRSHRKIGVKCQQTSFLAMTTKQLRMAQKFKRCSSLYPDEKQSDTEMPLSRPSVPQDVICPEGNNENKFQASLNECHVTVPNSVSGVCDINQVSDVQRYTSVLYNNYDPSHALPWTEEGVEDDKLDSANAVTLRQTWQKFIDQSRQRIQSLRIHKEHKAAKQLGFIIAVFLLCWIPYFIAFMVMAFCKECVHHDLHMFTIWLGYINSTLNPFIYPLCNGNFKRVFKNILNIRL from the coding sequence ATGATGGAATCTGGTCTGTCACCTTCCACAGACCCTCTCCACCATAACACCAACAGCTATGTcaataacagcaacaacagctggAGAGGTCAACTCGAGGGTGATTCACTGAGGAGCAATCACATCCTGACCCTCCATGACCGCTTCCACAACGCCATGCTGGGGGTCTTTCTGGgacttctttctctcctcacagTCATAATGAACCTGCTTGTTCTCTACGCcgtgaagaaagagaagagcCTCCACACCGTCGGGAACCTCTACATTGTCAGCCTGTCTGTGGCGGATCTCATTGTGGGGACCACAGTTATGCCTCTAAATTTGGTGTATTTGTTGGAAGATGAATGGAAGCTGGGACGGGCTGTCTGTCAATTTTGGCTCATTATGGACTATGTGGCTAGCACAGCCTCAATTTTCAGCTTGTTTATCCTGTGTTTGGATCGGTACCGCTCTGTCAGACAGCCACTTAAGTACCTGAAATATCGAACACGGGGAAAAGCCAGCATGATGATTTGTGGAGCCTGGCTGCTGTCGATGATGTGGATTATTCCAATTTTGGGATGGAGGTCTTTCACTCATGTAGACCTTAAACCTGAAGAGGAGAACAAGTGTGACACGGATTTTCGCTTTGTCACGTGGTTTAAGATTATTACTGCCGTCTTCAACTTCTATGTACCCTCAATTCTGATGCTGTGGTTTTACACGCACATCTACATGGCAGTAAGGCAACATctcagggacagagagagaatcattCATCCAACCGATTCATTTGGGGAAAATGAGAATGGACAAAATGCTCAAACGCCTGTGAAAAGTGACTCCAAATCACCCAAGAGGGAATGTGTGGTTGAAATGAAACTCTCTAAAAAACAACGCTTGTTGGACCAGAACACTCTAGATCAGACATATTCCCTCGAGGATGCTGATAAAACTAAAAGTGCTTCATCCAGATCTCACAGAAAAATTGGTGTAAAGTGCCAGCAGACATCATTTCTTGCCATGACAACAAAACAACTCAGAATGGCACAAAAGTTCAAAAGGTGCTCCTCTTTGTATCCTGATGAGAAGCAGTCAGACACTGAGATGCCCCTAAGTCGACCATCGGTGCCACAGGACGTAATTTGCCCAGAGGGGAATAATGAGAACAAATTTCAAGCGTCTTTAAATGAATGTCATGTCACAGTGCCAAACTCAGTGAGTGGTGTCTGTGATATAAATCAGGTTTCAGACGTGCAGCGATACACCTCTGTACTCTACAACAACTACGATCCCAGTCATGCTCTGCCCTGGACTGAGGAAGGGGTTGAAGATGACAAATTGGACTCAGCTAATGCAGTGACCCTGAGACAGACGTGGCAAAAGTTTATTGACCAATCACGTCAGCGTATCCAAAGCCTGAGGATCCATAAAGAGCACAAGGCAGCCAAGCAGTTGGGCTTCATAATTGCTGTTTTCTTGTTGTGTTGGATACCGTACTTCATAGCTTTCATGGTCATGGCGTTCTGCAAAGAGTGTGTGCACCATGACCTTCACATGTTCACCATATGGCTAGGTTACATCAACTCCACTCTCAATCCTTTTATATACCCGCTTTGCAATGGGAACTTTAAACGAGTCTTCAAAAATATTCTGAACATTCGTTTGTGA